ACCCAGTATAACCGTCGGTTCAAGATTTGGAAGTTCCGTACCATGGTAACGGATGCGGATAAAAAAGGAAGTCTGGTGACTTCAGCTAATGATAGTCGCATTACCAAAGTGGGGAATTTCATCCGCCGTGTCCGTTTGGATGAACTGCCTCAGCTGGTCAATGTCCTTAAAGGTGAGATGTCCTTTGTCGGTACACGACCTGAAGTTCCGCGCTATACAGAGCAGTATAGTCCTGAAATGATGGCGACCTTGCTCTTGCCAGCAGGAATTACCTCTCCAGCCAGCATCAACTATAAGGATGAGGATACTATCATCAGTCAAATGACCGAAAAAGGACTGTCAGTTGACCAAGCCTATGTTGAACATGTCCTCCCTGAAAAGATGCGCTATAACCTTGCCTATCTCCGAGAGTTTAGTTTCCTTGGAGACATCAAAATCATGTTTCAAACCGTGTTTGAAGTGCTAAAATAAAGTAGTCATGAGAAAATGAGTACAGATAAAAGGAGCAAATCAATGCCAAATTACAATATTCCATTTTCACCACCCGATATTACGGAAGCAGAAATTGCTGAAGTAGCTGATACCCTGCGTTCTGGTTGGATCACAACAGGTCCTAAGACAAAAGAACTAGAGCGTCGCTTGTCGCAATACACACAGACACCTAAGACTGTCTGTCTCAACTCTGCGACTGCCGCGCTTGAGTTGATTTTGCGTGTGCTTGAAGTGGGACCTGGTGATGAAGTCATCGTTCCAGCTATGACCTATACAGCTTCATGTAGTGTCATCACTCACGTAGGAGCAACCCCTGTCATGGTGGATATCCAAGCAGATACGTTTGAGATGGATTATGATCTGCTGGAGCAAGCAATCACTGAAAAGACAAAGGTGATCATCCCAGTAGAGCTTGCAGGGATTGTTTGTGACTATGACCGTTTGTTCCAAGTTGTGGAAAACAAACGTGACTTGTTTGTTGCTTCAAGCAAGTGGCAAAAAGCCTTTAACCGTATTGTGATTGTTTCTGATAGTGCCCACGCTTTGGGATCAACTTATAAGGGACAACCTGCTGGTTCTATCGCTGACTTCACTTCTTTCTCATTCCATGCTGTTAAGAACTTTACAACGGCAGAAGGTGGAAGTGCGACTTGGAAAGCCAATCCAGCGATTGATGACGAAGAGATGTACAAAGAATTCCAAATTCTTTCCCTTCACGGACAAACTAAGGATGCTCTTGCCAAGATGCAACTGGGTTCTTGGGAATACGATATCGTCACACCAGCCTACAAGTGCAATATGACCGATATCATGGCTTCCCTTGGTTTGGTACAATTGGACCGCTATCCAAGTTTGTTGCAACGTCGTAAGGACATCGTGGACCGCTATGATCGTGGTTTTGCAGGTTCTCGTATCCATCCATTGGCACATGAGACTGAAACTGTCGAATCTTCACGCCACCTCTACATCACCCATGTAGAAGGAGCAAGTTTAGAAGAGCGCAACCTCATCATCCAAGAATTGGCCAAAGCAGGAATTGCAAGTAATGTCCACTACAAACCACTTCCGCTCTTGACAGCTTATAAGAATCTTGGCTTTGATATGGCGAATTATCCTAAGGCCTATGCCTTCTTTGAAAATGAAATTACCCTCCCTCTTCACACTAAATTAAGCGATGAAGAAGTGGACTATATCATTGAGACTTTCAAAACAGTTTCTGAAAAAGTGCTAACTTTATCAAAAAAATCTTAAAAAAGTCTTGACAAAGAAAAAACAAAGTATTAAAATAAGTTCAACAAATCAGAAAAGTAACTATTTTTGATCTTCAGGGAGCCTGTGGTGATTGTGAACAGGTGGTTGGAAGTAGTGAAAGTGGGCTGATTTTAAAAATGAATTTGAAACAATGAAAATTCGGTGCGCACACCTTATAGTGCAACTTGTTGTTAGACAAGGCAGAGATGTAAAGGAGATAGTTCCTTTATAATTGAGGTGGCACCGCGTTACTAACGCCCTCACATGGAAGTATATTCTGTGTGTGGGCTTTTTTCATATCTTGAAATCAATACTGAAAGAGGAAAATTTTATGACAACTAAAGGTTATTTTGGACAATTTGGTGGTAGTTTCGTACCGGAGCCGATTCAGGCTTTGTTGGATGAGTTGGAAGTGACATTTGAAAAGTACAAAGATGATCCAGGGTTTTTGGCAGAATTTCGTCATTACTTAAAGGACTATTCAGGTCGCGAAACACCGCTCTATTTTGCAGAAAGTTTGACAGAGCACCTAGGTGGAGCTAAGATTTATCTCAAACGTGAAGACCTTAACCACCTTGGTTCTCACAAACTCAACAACGTTTTAGGACAAATTCTTTTGGCCAAACGTATGGGCAAAAAACGAGTAATCGCAGAAACAGGAGCTGGTCAGCACGGTGTTGCGACAGCAGCGGCTGCAGCCAAGTTTGGTATGGCCTGTGATGTCTACATGGGAGCAGAGGATGTGGAACGTCAACGTCTCAATGTTTTCCGTATGGAGATGATGGGAGCAACTGTTCACGCAGTTGAAACAGGGACTCGTACCCTCAAAGATGCTGTTGATGCAGCCTTTGGAGCATGGATGAATGACCTTGAAGCCTTCTATGTTCTGGGATCTGCTGTGGGTCCTCACCCATATCCAACCATTGTCCACGAGTTCCAAAAGGTCATCAGTGAAGAATCACGCCGTCAAATCTTAGAAAAAGAAGGACGCTTACCAGACTACGTTATTGCCTGTGTAGGTGGTGGCTCTAATGCCATCGGTGCTTTTTCACAGTATGTTGCTGATGAAGAAGTTAAATTGGTTGGGGTCGAAGCTGCTGGTCATGGACTTGACACAGACAAGCACGCAGCTACTATGACAAAAGGTAGTATCGGAATTGTTGATGGTATGAAGACCTATGCAGTCTTTAAGGAAGATGGAGAACTAGCTCCAGTTTACTCTATCTCAGCTGGATTGGACTATCCAGGGGTTGGCCCAGAACACGCCTACTTCAAAGATTCAGGTCGCGTAGAATATGTTGCAGCGACGGATGAAGAAGCTGTTCAGGCTCTCCTCCTTCTCAGCAAGACTGAAGGAATTATCCCGGCGATTGAAAGTTCGCACGCTATCGCAGAAGCAGTTAAACGTGCACCGAAACTAAGTAAAGACGACATTATCATCATCAATGTCTCTGGTCGTGGAGACAAGGATGTAGCTGCAATTGCGGACTACCTAGAAGCTAAAAAATAATAGATGGAAAAATTACAGTCTTTTCTCTCACAGAGAGCTTGTGGTTGCTGGAAACAAGCAGAGAAAGCTGTAAGGTTGGGGCCATCTGAAACGAGAGAAGAAAACATAATTCTCAAGGGAGTGCCCTTTATCGCACAACCTGTTACAGAATCTTTCTAAGACAGGAATGAGAGATAGGAGAAATCCTATAATTGAGGTGGCACCGCGAATTTCGTCCTCACGCAAGTTATTTTGCGTGGGGATTTTTCATACAGTCGCCGCGGACTAGAAGTAGAACTGAAAGGGAAATTACAATGGAACGAATCATTCATGGAGATGTCTTATCACCAATCTTGGCTTATATGCGCCTACAGGGGCAACACAAGGTTATCTTAGAGAGTATTCCGAGAGACAAGGAAACAGCTCGTTTTTCTATCTTAGCCTATAATCCAGTTTTTGAGATTAAGTTTGAAAATGGAGTTCTTTATCAAAATGGTCAAGTGATTGATCAGGATCCCTTAGATTTCCTTTATGAAGTGACTCATAAGAGCCAGCACCATTTAGATCTACCTTTTGGTGGTGGGGCTATTGGCTTTGTCGGTTACGATATGATTTCGCTCTATGAAGAAATTGGTCAAATCCCTGAGGATACAATTGGGA
Above is a genomic segment from Streptococcus mitis containing:
- a CDS encoding tryptophan synthase subunit beta, whose protein sequence is MTTKGYFGQFGGSFVPEPIQALLDELEVTFEKYKDDPGFLAEFRHYLKDYSGRETPLYFAESLTEHLGGAKIYLKREDLNHLGSHKLNNVLGQILLAKRMGKKRVIAETGAGQHGVATAAAAAKFGMACDVYMGAEDVERQRLNVFRMEMMGATVHAVETGTRTLKDAVDAAFGAWMNDLEAFYVLGSAVGPHPYPTIVHEFQKVISEESRRQILEKEGRLPDYVIACVGGGSNAIGAFSQYVADEEVKLVGVEAAGHGLDTDKHAATMTKGSIGIVDGMKTYAVFKEDGELAPVYSISAGLDYPGVGPEHAYFKDSGRVEYVAATDEEAVQALLLLSKTEGIIPAIESSHAIAEAVKRAPKLSKDDIIIINVSGRGDKDVAAIADYLEAKK
- a CDS encoding capsular biosynthesis protein, which produces MPNYNIPFSPPDITEAEIAEVADTLRSGWITTGPKTKELERRLSQYTQTPKTVCLNSATAALELILRVLEVGPGDEVIVPAMTYTASCSVITHVGATPVMVDIQADTFEMDYDLLEQAITEKTKVIIPVELAGIVCDYDRLFQVVENKRDLFVASSKWQKAFNRIVIVSDSAHALGSTYKGQPAGSIADFTSFSFHAVKNFTTAEGGSATWKANPAIDDEEMYKEFQILSLHGQTKDALAKMQLGSWEYDIVTPAYKCNMTDIMASLGLVQLDRYPSLLQRRKDIVDRYDRGFAGSRIHPLAHETETVESSRHLYITHVEGASLEERNLIIQELAKAGIASNVHYKPLPLLTAYKNLGFDMANYPKAYAFFENEITLPLHTKLSDEEVDYIIETFKTVSEKVLTLSKKS
- a CDS encoding glycosyl transferase, producing the protein MLKWEDLPVEMKSSEVESYYQLVSKRKGSLIFKRCLDWVLALVLLVLTSPIFLILSIWIKLDSKGPVIYKQERVTQYNRRFKIWKFRTMVTDADKKGSLVTSANDSRITKVGNFIRRVRLDELPQLVNVLKGEMSFVGTRPEVPRYTEQYSPEMMATLLLPAGITSPASINYKDEDTIISQMTEKGLSVDQAYVEHVLPEKMRYNLAYLREFSFLGDIKIMFQTVFEVLK